One window from the genome of Pelosinus sp. IPA-1 encodes:
- a CDS encoding HutP family protein, giving the protein MEITSIVVGRAAMNMAISEDRQDEKEIQKRLNARDIRSVAVDFGGEYLGSVKKIIERAVVAAERQGLVSANHVGEGAVAGATHAALEQITSKAVGLNVGGKIGIARHGEHICVAVYFGVGVLNLNEVAVGLAHRSLASVEE; this is encoded by the coding sequence GTGGAAATTACGAGTATTGTTGTCGGTAGGGCAGCAATGAATATGGCGATTAGTGAGGATCGACAGGATGAGAAAGAGATCCAGAAGCGCTTGAACGCTCGTGATATCCGTTCTGTTGCTGTTGATTTTGGCGGGGAATATTTAGGTTCCGTCAAAAAAATTATTGAACGGGCAGTGGTGGCCGCCGAACGTCAGGGATTGGTCAGTGCCAATCATGTCGGTGAAGGGGCTGTTGCTGGTGCGACACATGCGGCCTTAGAACAAATTACGTCGAAAGCAGTTGGGCTTAATGTGGGCGGAAAGATCGGGATCGCCCGTCATGGTGAACATATTTGCGTAGCAGTTTATTTTGGTGTGGGGGTTTTGAATCTTAATGAAGTAGCCGTAGGATTGGCCCACCGTTCTCTGGCGTCGGTAGAAGAATAG
- a CDS encoding sodium:solute symporter family protein → MNIQLVIIILYICVLFGISIYVKRRTESSTGFLFAGRKLTTLLVATNIAGTAIGAASTIGVAENAYQYGIAAGWYNVAWAAGAVLMAMVAAEKYREMDCTTIPELFERYYDKKGRAISVLGMITIQLVITSLQYLAGGAILSSLLPGIFSFQGGMITSAIVFIGTTLIGGLWSSGLSNILSVTLIYIGVLISTVTTVSNQGGLSNLAASLPSNVDWFSPLGGLGLATIVGWFAVMMTQTITAQGPVQVACSAVDGKAAKKGFLWGALLIFPVGFLCAIMGMAARVAHPGMNATLALPQMIMGLDPIISGLTLAALWAADVATACHILLAAGTLFSQDIYKRFINPSVSDEKYTVINRSSILGLGIATLWFAFNAVGIVKTMLIGLSLTTAFTLVFLFTMFAPNFCRRNSAFYTTLAGMITLFAWQMFPSIQIFAHPIYMEWLVCLVTFFIVAIVDNEKITVIQKREAA, encoded by the coding sequence ATGAATATTCAACTCGTAATCATTATTCTTTATATTTGTGTTTTGTTTGGGATTAGTATTTATGTTAAACGCAGGACGGAAAGTAGTACCGGTTTTCTCTTTGCTGGACGCAAGCTTACCACACTGCTAGTGGCAACGAACATTGCGGGTACGGCGATTGGCGCAGCATCGACGATTGGTGTTGCAGAAAATGCCTATCAATATGGTATTGCTGCTGGATGGTACAATGTAGCCTGGGCGGCAGGAGCTGTATTGATGGCAATGGTGGCAGCAGAAAAGTACCGGGAGATGGATTGTACGACGATACCGGAATTGTTTGAACGTTATTATGATAAAAAAGGGCGAGCAATTAGTGTTTTAGGAATGATCACCATTCAGTTGGTGATTACCTCACTTCAATATCTTGCGGGCGGAGCTATCTTGTCTTCGCTTTTACCTGGTATATTTTCCTTCCAGGGGGGCATGATAACCAGTGCCATAGTATTTATTGGCACGACATTGATTGGTGGCTTATGGTCATCAGGTTTGTCCAATATTTTAAGTGTGACTTTAATTTACATTGGTGTGCTGATTAGCACGGTGACGACTGTTTCTAATCAAGGTGGTTTATCCAATCTGGCGGCCTCTTTACCCTCTAATGTAGACTGGTTTAGTCCTCTTGGTGGATTGGGATTAGCGACGATTGTTGGTTGGTTTGCTGTTATGATGACGCAAACGATTACGGCCCAGGGGCCTGTGCAGGTTGCTTGTTCGGCAGTAGATGGAAAGGCTGCGAAAAAGGGATTTCTGTGGGGGGCACTTTTAATTTTCCCCGTAGGTTTTTTGTGTGCCATTATGGGAATGGCAGCTAGGGTTGCACATCCAGGTATGAATGCAACATTAGCACTTCCTCAAATGATTATGGGATTAGACCCTATCATTTCTGGACTGACATTGGCAGCATTATGGGCAGCGGATGTTGCCACTGCGTGCCATATTTTACTAGCTGCAGGGACTTTGTTTTCTCAAGATATTTACAAGCGTTTCATTAATCCTAGTGTAAGTGATGAAAAATACACAGTCATCAATCGATCTTCTATTTTAGGATTAGGAATCGCTACCTTGTGGTTTGCCTTTAATGCTGTAGGTATTGTAAAGACGATGCTAATTGGTCTTAGTCTTACAACAGCTTTTACCTTGGTATTTTTATTTACTATGTTTGCACCAAACTTCTGTCGTCGAAATTCTGCCTTTTATACGACGCTGGCAGGTATGATAACATTGTTTGCTTGGCAAATGTTCCCCTCAATTCAGATTTTTGCCCATCCCATCTACATGGAGTGGTTGGTTTGCCTTGTTACTTTCTTTATTGTTGCCATCGTAGATAACGAAAAAATTACAGTCATACAAAAGAGGGAGGCAGCCTAA
- a CDS encoding RluA family pseudouridine synthase: MKSFITYKVSKEHAGFTLEEYLKQILQYSGRKIQKLTRQKGIFLNGKKVFLQKKIKAEDTLRVLQSEDLSYGVEPEQGHIEILYEDDTMLVLHKPAYQLVHPTGQTTSGTLANYLAYLLKERGTISTVRPVHRLDRETSGCIIFAKDSRSQFILEQQLKAGTLKRTYWALVKGIVNPTAATINAPIGFHATLANRRAINEKGEHAVTHYQTIQTLSSASLLELHLETGRTHQIRIHLAHIGYPIIGDAMYGIRTSWMPRQALHAASITFRQVESNEEITVKAPLPQDFLEAINFCKKENPF; the protein is encoded by the coding sequence ATGAAATCTTTTATTACCTATAAAGTATCCAAAGAGCATGCAGGTTTTACTCTTGAGGAATACCTAAAGCAAATCTTACAATATTCTGGAAGAAAAATTCAAAAGCTGACACGACAAAAGGGTATTTTTTTAAATGGTAAAAAAGTTTTTCTGCAAAAAAAAATTAAGGCAGAAGATACATTACGAGTCCTACAATCTGAGGATTTGTCTTATGGGGTAGAACCTGAACAGGGTCATATCGAAATACTCTACGAAGACGATACCATGTTAGTCTTACATAAACCAGCCTATCAGCTCGTTCATCCTACAGGGCAAACCACTAGCGGTACATTAGCAAATTATCTTGCTTACTTACTTAAAGAGCGAGGCACTATAAGCACAGTTCGCCCTGTACACCGACTAGATAGGGAAACCTCAGGTTGTATCATCTTCGCAAAGGATTCCCGTAGTCAATTCATCCTAGAACAGCAACTAAAGGCCGGAACCTTAAAACGTACCTATTGGGCTTTGGTAAAAGGAATCGTCAATCCAACTGCTGCAACCATTAATGCCCCAATCGGTTTTCACGCCACCTTGGCCAACCGACGGGCGATAAACGAAAAAGGTGAACATGCTGTCACTCACTACCAAACCATCCAAACATTATCCTCAGCTTCATTACTTGAATTACATTTAGAAACGGGGCGAACCCACCAAATTCGAATTCATTTAGCACATATTGGCTACCCTATTATAGGAGACGCCATGTACGGAATTCGCACGTCTTGGATGCCAAGGCAAGCTTTACATGCGGCTTCTATTACTTTTAGACAAGTAGAAAGCAATGAGGAAATTACAGTAAAAGCCCCCCTACCGCAGGACTTTCTAGAGGCCATCAACTTTTGTAAAAAAGAAAATCCCTTTTAA
- a CDS encoding flavodoxin — protein MKKITVIYWSGTGNTKQMAEAIAAGAALEGISVNLLSVDKASKADVLTSDAVALGCSAMGNEVLEEMEMEPFIQDLEGENLSSIPLVLFGSYDWGDGQWLKDWAERMEEQGAKLEAEGLMIHNTPDESGLDLCRNLGAKLAAAII, from the coding sequence ATGAAGAAAATTACAGTTATTTATTGGAGTGGAACAGGGAATACGAAGCAGATGGCTGAAGCCATTGCAGCAGGTGCTGCCTTAGAAGGAATTTCTGTAAATTTGCTATCTGTAGATAAAGCAAGCAAGGCTGATGTACTTACGTCGGATGCTGTGGCATTGGGCTGCTCGGCAATGGGAAATGAAGTGTTAGAAGAGATGGAAATGGAACCTTTTATTCAAGATTTGGAGGGTGAAAACTTATCTTCCATACCTTTAGTTCTGTTTGGTTCTTATGATTGGGGCGATGGACAGTGGCTGAAAGACTGGGCAGAAAGAATGGAAGAGCAGGGAGCTAAATTGGAAGCAGAAGGGCTGATGATTCACAATACTCCTGATGAGTCAGGACTTGATCTTTGCCGAAACCTAGGAGCAAAACTCGCAGCAGCAATTATTTGA
- a CDS encoding endo-1,4-beta-xylanase — translation MERFSKLLLRIFLGLMLSVILLNSPSCLAADLITNHDWRHFTGATLTDNGIEIMPVGRMIVPKISVPKETKDPDVAEMAKMPPTPNPPINLRGPLLQVEGDFIISTLIDAKSDKEAYLDLYGTLPIIYDEWRQEGKRLRLGVKNGVLMVFVWDGSSPDPIVKKFGDGATGIVTMSVSRIGGNFLFEINGKQVGRLADPGVFSNGEIVFGADAEQGGGFTIRQLSAQSLSTVSKVQVIDREPLKAYTFNPDSLRAIASSRDKPIYIGAAVAAIPLVTDEKYQSLVGREFSMVTPENDMKFQFIHPGPTVYAFNEADALVEFAQNNNIRVHGHALVWHEALPRWVTEGRHSSDEVKQILSEHIRTVVGHYKGKVAEWDVVNEPLKDMGYNTNKGLRSANPWFQAMGEEYIDFAFREANATDENARLYLNEYGIEEPGEKFDVLYALVKRLLARGVPIHGIGFQMHEDMEAGKYVGSQPELVAINMQKIVDLGLEVRVSEMDVNLNAKPTPRRLNEQARGFGDMLAMSIRQDKLKSFGQWGVTDRYSSLAPMFEYFQLGNGLLFDADYQPKPSYYRMKEIMIDQ, via the coding sequence ATGGAGCGATTTAGCAAGTTATTATTAAGAATATTCTTAGGGCTAATGCTTTCAGTGATTCTTTTAAATTCACCCTCTTGCTTAGCGGCAGATTTAATTACGAATCATGATTGGCGACACTTTACTGGCGCTACCCTTACTGATAATGGCATAGAAATTATGCCAGTCGGCCGTATGATTGTTCCTAAAATTTCTGTTCCCAAGGAAACAAAAGATCCAGATGTGGCAGAGATGGCTAAAATGCCACCAACGCCGAATCCGCCAATCAACTTACGCGGCCCACTGCTACAGGTAGAGGGGGATTTTATTATTTCAACCCTGATAGATGCAAAGTCTGATAAAGAGGCCTATTTAGATCTTTACGGAACATTGCCAATTATTTACGATGAATGGCGGCAAGAAGGTAAGAGACTTCGTTTGGGAGTAAAGAATGGGGTGCTTATGGTATTTGTTTGGGATGGTAGTTCACCTGATCCAATCGTCAAGAAATTTGGTGATGGGGCGACAGGGATTGTAACAATGAGTGTGTCTAGAATAGGTGGGAATTTCTTATTTGAAATAAATGGAAAGCAAGTTGGACGATTAGCTGATCCAGGAGTATTTAGTAATGGAGAAATTGTATTTGGAGCCGATGCAGAACAAGGAGGCGGGTTTACAATTCGTCAACTTTCAGCCCAGTCTCTTTCTACAGTATCTAAAGTACAAGTCATAGACCGCGAACCACTTAAAGCCTACACTTTCAACCCTGATTCCTTACGGGCAATTGCTTCTTCTCGGGATAAGCCAATTTATATTGGTGCAGCCGTTGCGGCGATTCCTTTAGTTACAGATGAAAAATATCAGTCTCTGGTAGGACGGGAATTTAGTATGGTTACTCCTGAAAATGATATGAAGTTTCAGTTTATCCATCCAGGTCCTACTGTTTATGCATTTAATGAGGCAGATGCTTTAGTTGAATTTGCTCAAAACAATAATATCCGCGTCCATGGACATGCTTTAGTGTGGCATGAGGCATTGCCTAGGTGGGTAACGGAGGGACGACATTCGTCAGATGAAGTAAAACAAATTCTTTCTGAGCACATTCGAACTGTGGTAGGTCATTATAAGGGAAAAGTTGCCGAGTGGGATGTTGTAAATGAACCGTTGAAAGATATGGGATACAATACGAATAAGGGGCTGCGTTCCGCCAATCCCTGGTTTCAGGCTATGGGAGAAGAGTATATTGATTTTGCCTTTCGTGAGGCAAATGCAACGGATGAAAATGCTCGACTTTATTTAAATGAATATGGTATTGAGGAGCCAGGTGAGAAATTTGATGTTTTATATGCATTGGTAAAACGTCTTTTAGCTCGTGGTGTGCCAATACATGGAATTGGCTTTCAAATGCATGAGGACATGGAAGCTGGTAAATATGTCGGTTCCCAGCCTGAGCTCGTAGCAATAAATATGCAAAAGATAGTGGACTTGGGCCTAGAGGTTCGAGTTTCTGAGATGGATGTGAATCTAAACGCAAAGCCGACGCCTCGTCGACTAAATGAGCAAGCCCGTGGTTTTGGTGACATGCTGGCAATGAGTATCAGGCAAGATAAGCTGAAAAGTTTTGGACAATGGGGTGTCACTGACCGGTATTCTTCTCTAGCACCTATGTTTGAGTACTTTCAGTTAGGTAATGGATTGCTATTTGATGCTGATTATCAGCCAAAACCCTCTTATTATAGAATGAAAGAAATAATGATTGATCAATAA
- the pgaD gene encoding poly-beta-1,6-N-acetyl-D-glucosamine biosynthesis protein PgaD, translated as MAIINEPKLQSSKQKAADNTIITIGLAVFSFFLIMLTLALWGAAGTYFYNYLFTPQDVEATINMLIRLTLVGSAVFIIMLLWSKYNLVRFGSLNRRRAVPPPSLEETGTLYAIESEPVALAQTFKSATIEVKEEGLVLCSYQGKCFSTNDPTAK; from the coding sequence ATGGCAATCATTAATGAGCCTAAACTTCAATCAAGTAAACAGAAGGCAGCGGATAATACGATCATCACAATTGGTCTTGCTGTGTTTAGTTTTTTCCTAATCATGTTAACCCTTGCTTTATGGGGTGCTGCAGGAACGTATTTTTACAACTATCTCTTTACTCCCCAGGATGTTGAAGCAACGATAAATATGCTTATCCGTCTTACTTTAGTAGGAAGTGCTGTATTTATCATCATGCTACTTTGGTCCAAATATAATTTGGTTCGATTCGGTAGCTTAAACCGTCGTCGTGCCGTGCCACCACCCTCATTAGAAGAGACAGGCACATTGTATGCTATTGAAAGTGAGCCTGTTGCTTTGGCACAGACGTTTAAGTCGGCTACGATTGAAGTCAAGGAAGAGGGACTAGTGCTTTGCAGCTATCAAGGAAAATGTTTTTCCACAAACGATCCTACAGCAAAATAG
- the pgaC gene encoding poly-beta-1,6-N-acetyl-D-glucosamine synthase: MEFLGQFIFLYPIIMSIVWMIGASYFYFRYERNVPEYPDLQEFPLMTIMVPAHNEEDSIKETVHAILESDYPNFEVIVVDDGSTDKTCLMIDDIVAESPKVRSLILKQNMGKAAALNYGFLMSKGEIVVTIDADCLLDKKALHWLVWHFTKFPRVGAVTGNPRVRNRTSLLAKIQTAEYSSVIGLIKRTQRLLGKILTVSGVIAAFRRSALIDVGLWSTDMITDDIDMTWKIEKKKWDVRYETNALGWILVPETLGGLWRQRVRWAQGGIEVLRRHSDVLTSWKECRLWPLYLDYVLSVTWALTFITVSILGVLGVLFGIQSAFAPYGNAIPQWTGGIIALTCLIQFSLSLFLDRKYDSNLLAVYFVVIWYPVIYWMFNSLAVIRAIPKAFLKKKGTSATWTSPDRGIRVIDGARGGNSNGNH; encoded by the coding sequence ATGGAATTTTTAGGACAGTTTATTTTCTTATATCCAATCATTATGAGTATTGTTTGGATGATAGGAGCTTCCTACTTTTATTTCCGCTATGAGCGTAACGTGCCTGAGTATCCGGATTTGCAAGAATTTCCTCTAATGACAATCATGGTTCCAGCTCACAATGAGGAAGATTCGATAAAGGAAACAGTGCATGCTATTTTAGAATCAGATTATCCAAATTTTGAAGTTATTGTTGTTGATGATGGCAGTACCGATAAAACTTGTTTAATGATTGATGACATTGTAGCGGAATCACCGAAGGTTCGTTCCTTAATTCTCAAGCAGAATATGGGCAAAGCAGCAGCTTTAAATTATGGGTTTTTAATGAGTAAAGGTGAAATCGTTGTAACCATAGATGCTGATTGTCTTTTAGATAAAAAAGCATTACATTGGTTAGTATGGCACTTTACAAAATTTCCTAGAGTAGGAGCTGTTACTGGTAACCCGAGGGTGCGTAATCGGACCAGTTTATTGGCTAAAATTCAGACAGCCGAATATTCTAGTGTAATAGGTCTCATCAAGCGAACCCAAAGGCTGTTGGGTAAGATTTTGACAGTATCAGGTGTTATAGCTGCATTTCGTCGATCTGCTTTGATTGACGTAGGGCTATGGAGTACAGATATGATTACGGACGATATTGATATGACGTGGAAGATTGAGAAAAAGAAGTGGGATGTTCGTTACGAGACCAATGCTCTTGGTTGGATATTAGTTCCAGAAACCTTGGGTGGCCTTTGGAGGCAAAGAGTGCGCTGGGCCCAAGGTGGTATTGAAGTACTAAGACGTCACTCCGATGTTCTTACAAGTTGGAAGGAATGTCGCTTATGGCCTCTATACCTTGACTATGTGCTAAGTGTTACTTGGGCATTAACCTTTATAACCGTATCTATTTTGGGGGTATTGGGAGTGTTATTTGGAATCCAGTCGGCCTTTGCACCTTATGGAAATGCAATACCTCAATGGACTGGTGGCATAATTGCCCTGACTTGCCTCATTCAATTTTCCCTTAGTTTATTTCTCGATAGGAAATACGATTCCAATTTACTTGCCGTGTACTTCGTTGTTATCTGGTATCCAGTAATTTATTGGATGTTTAATTCACTTGCTGTAATACGGGCGATCCCCAAAGCCTTTCTAAAGAAAAAAGGCACTTCAGCAACGTGGACCAGTCCAGATAGAGGAATACGAGTGATTGATGGTGCAAGAGGAGGTAATTCTAATGGCAATCATTAA